The following are encoded together in the Kribbella sp. CA-293567 genome:
- a CDS encoding serine hydrolase produces the protein MTRRPRIEDLTELAVPEQPALSPDGTQVAYVLRTTDLEGDRTMRSLWRVPTSGGEPQQLTRGESDLSPVWSPDGSQLAFLRAKDGPAQLWVLPIGGGEPEQFTTLPLGAGTPRWSPDGSRIAFSAPVDIADSSSDSPIVTERLDYQADGAGWLRTMRNHVHLLEVGTKKCRQATEGDWHAGDPAWSPDGSKLAFGAATAADTDLNPTAPAYVLDATDEKAEPQLAGLAEGLVGPVTWTADGDALVVVGNPAGPVGHAALLRLWLGNGDVLNLGESLDRNVVPGGPAYPGALPALTDDGRAVLFAVRDRGCSHLYSVPVDGGTPKQLLGEPGQNVSGLTVAGGTAALVLTTQTSYGEIATLDLASGEATTLTAYGEKLGDVEHFAREEREFTVSDGTVVAGYVIRDPAVTGPQPLLLDIHGGPHNAWNAVADEVHFYHQELAARGWIVLLMNPRGSDGYGEAFYNAALGGWGTADAKDFLEPLDELVAEGIADPQRLAVAGYSYGGFMTCYLTSRDDRFAAAVTGGVVSDLASMAGTSDSGHYLSAYELNGPGDFSAMSPFSQVDQVKTPTLVLHGDADVRCPVGQAQQWHTALREQGVPTQLVLYPEASHLFIVEGRPSHRLDFNRRIVDWVEQYAGDANGPRRARIDAAHWQRRLTTLAAKHGVPGATLGILRLQDGVDEELVEAATGVLLKETGVEVTTDSLFQIGSMSKVWTATLAMQLVDEGLLELDAPLVEVLPELRLGDPDVAKQVTMRHLLTHTSGIDGDVFTDTGRGDDCLEKYVDGLAEVGQNHPLGVTWSYCNSGFSLAGRVIEKLTGKTWDEALRERLIKPLGLGHTVTLPEEALLHRAAVGHVGESPDELTKAPVWGLPRSLGPAGLIVSTAADALAFARLHLKGGVAPDGTQVLRQETVELMAEQHAELPDKYSLGDSWGLGWIRFGWDGQRLIGHDGNTIGQAAFLRVLPAEKLAVTLLTNGGNSRDLYEELYREIFRDLAGLEMPSSLTPPAEPPVVEPTLHVGRYERAATLQEIFVRDGDAVLRTTVTGPLAELMPEPSQEFPLVPVDGSGDLFVMRPPGSLTWIPVTFYSLPTGEKYLHCGVRATPKVG, from the coding sequence GTGACCCGACGTCCGCGCATCGAAGACCTGACCGAGCTCGCAGTACCGGAGCAGCCCGCGCTCTCGCCGGACGGCACCCAGGTCGCCTACGTCCTGCGCACCACGGATCTGGAGGGCGACCGCACTATGCGCAGCCTGTGGCGAGTGCCGACGTCCGGCGGCGAGCCGCAGCAGCTCACCCGAGGCGAGAGCGACCTGTCGCCTGTCTGGTCGCCGGATGGAAGCCAGTTGGCGTTCCTGCGCGCCAAGGACGGACCGGCGCAGCTCTGGGTGCTTCCGATCGGTGGCGGCGAGCCTGAACAGTTCACGACGCTGCCGCTCGGTGCTGGTACGCCGCGGTGGAGTCCTGACGGAAGCCGGATCGCCTTCAGCGCCCCGGTGGACATCGCCGACTCCAGCAGCGATTCGCCGATCGTCACCGAGCGACTGGACTACCAGGCCGATGGCGCGGGCTGGCTGCGGACCATGCGCAATCACGTGCATCTGCTGGAGGTCGGGACCAAGAAGTGCCGGCAGGCCACTGAGGGCGACTGGCACGCCGGTGATCCCGCCTGGTCGCCGGACGGAAGCAAGTTGGCCTTCGGAGCCGCCACTGCTGCCGACACCGACCTCAACCCCACCGCACCGGCGTACGTGCTGGATGCGACCGATGAGAAGGCCGAACCGCAGTTGGCCGGCCTGGCTGAGGGTCTGGTCGGTCCGGTCACCTGGACGGCGGACGGCGACGCTCTGGTGGTCGTCGGCAACCCGGCTGGGCCGGTGGGACATGCTGCGCTGCTGCGGCTGTGGCTCGGCAACGGCGACGTACTGAACCTCGGAGAGTCCCTCGACCGCAATGTGGTGCCTGGCGGACCGGCGTACCCGGGAGCGTTGCCTGCACTGACCGATGACGGCCGCGCTGTGTTGTTCGCCGTCCGCGACCGGGGCTGCAGTCACCTGTACTCCGTCCCCGTCGACGGTGGCACGCCGAAGCAGCTGCTGGGCGAGCCGGGACAGAACGTCTCCGGCCTCACTGTCGCCGGTGGTACCGCGGCACTCGTGCTGACGACCCAGACGTCGTACGGCGAGATCGCCACGCTCGACCTGGCATCCGGCGAGGCGACCACCCTGACGGCGTACGGCGAGAAGCTGGGCGACGTGGAGCACTTTGCCCGGGAGGAGCGGGAGTTCACCGTCTCCGACGGGACCGTCGTGGCGGGGTACGTGATCCGCGATCCCGCCGTGACCGGGCCGCAGCCGCTGCTGCTGGACATCCACGGAGGTCCGCACAACGCGTGGAACGCGGTGGCCGACGAGGTGCACTTCTACCATCAGGAGCTGGCGGCACGCGGCTGGATCGTGCTGCTGATGAACCCGCGCGGCAGCGACGGCTACGGCGAGGCCTTCTACAACGCGGCGCTCGGCGGCTGGGGCACGGCGGACGCGAAGGACTTCCTCGAACCGCTCGACGAACTGGTTGCCGAGGGCATCGCCGATCCGCAGCGGCTGGCCGTGGCAGGATACAGCTACGGCGGCTTCATGACCTGCTACCTGACCAGTCGCGACGACAGGTTCGCGGCAGCGGTCACCGGTGGTGTGGTCAGCGACCTGGCCAGCATGGCCGGTACGTCGGACAGCGGGCACTACCTGAGCGCGTACGAGCTGAACGGCCCCGGCGACTTCAGCGCCATGTCGCCCTTCAGCCAGGTCGACCAGGTGAAGACGCCGACCCTGGTGCTGCACGGCGACGCGGATGTCCGTTGCCCGGTCGGGCAGGCCCAGCAGTGGCACACGGCGCTGCGGGAGCAGGGCGTACCGACGCAACTGGTGCTCTACCCGGAGGCGAGTCACCTCTTCATCGTCGAGGGCAGGCCGTCGCACCGCCTCGACTTCAACCGCCGCATCGTCGACTGGGTCGAGCAGTACGCCGGTGACGCGAACGGTCCGCGGCGGGCCCGCATCGACGCGGCGCACTGGCAGCGTCGCCTCACCACCCTCGCGGCCAAGCACGGCGTACCGGGGGCGACGCTGGGCATCCTGCGCCTGCAGGACGGCGTGGACGAGGAACTGGTCGAGGCCGCGACCGGCGTACTGCTCAAGGAGACCGGCGTCGAGGTGACCACCGACTCGCTGTTCCAGATCGGTTCGATGTCGAAGGTCTGGACCGCGACGCTGGCGATGCAACTGGTCGACGAGGGGTTGCTCGAACTGGACGCACCGCTCGTCGAGGTGCTGCCGGAGCTACGGCTGGGTGACCCCGATGTCGCCAAGCAGGTGACGATGCGGCACCTGCTCACCCACACCAGCGGGATCGACGGGGACGTGTTCACCGACACCGGGCGGGGTGACGACTGTCTGGAGAAGTACGTCGACGGGCTGGCCGAGGTCGGGCAGAACCATCCGCTCGGCGTCACCTGGTCGTACTGCAACTCCGGCTTCTCGCTGGCCGGCCGGGTGATCGAGAAGCTCACGGGCAAGACCTGGGACGAGGCCCTGCGTGAGCGACTCATCAAGCCGCTGGGGCTCGGGCACACGGTGACCCTGCCTGAGGAGGCGCTGCTGCACCGGGCGGCGGTCGGGCACGTCGGCGAGAGCCCGGACGAGCTGACGAAGGCACCGGTCTGGGGCCTGCCGCGGTCGCTCGGACCAGCCGGCCTGATCGTCTCCACCGCGGCCGACGCGCTGGCCTTCGCACGCCTGCACCTGAAGGGCGGCGTGGCGCCGGACGGCACCCAGGTGCTCCGCCAGGAGACCGTGGAGCTGATGGCCGAGCAGCACGCGGAACTGCCGGACAAGTACTCGCTCGGCGACTCGTGGGGGCTGGGCTGGATCCGGTTCGGCTGGGACGGGCAGCGGCTGATCGGGCACGACGGCAACACGATCGGCCAGGCCGCTTTCCTGCGGGTCCTGCCTGCCGAGAAACTGGCGGTGACGCTGCTGACCAACGGCGGGAATTCACGTGACCTGTACGAGGAGCTGTACCGCGAGATCTTCCGCGACCTGGCCGGCCTCGAGATGCCGTCGTCGTTGACCCCGCCCGCCGAGCCGCCGGTGGTCGAGCCGACCTTGCACGTCGGTCGCTACGAGCGGGCCGCGACGCTTCAGGAGATCTTCGTCCGCGACGGCGACGCCGTCCTGCGGACGACGGTGACCGGGCCGCTCGCGGAACTGATGCCGGAACCGTCGCAGGAGTTCCCGCTGGTCCCGGTCGACGGGAGCGGCGATCTCTTCGTGATGCGGCCGCCGGGCTCGCTGACCTGGATCCCGGTGACGTTCTACTCTCTGCCCACTGGTGAGAAGTACTTGCACTGTGGGGTTCGCGCGACACCGAAGGTGGGCTGA
- a CDS encoding GNAT family N-acetyltransferase, with translation MSIPDIAFGARLEDATRDGLAAAESAGVQIRELWELAELDEVYRLYDAIWRPDPKNPPITTELLRALSKAGNYVAGAYDGDELVGACMGFFGAPAEVAMHSHVAGVSGAARGRNVGFALKLHQRAWALQRGVTTISWTFDPLIRRNAYFNLAKLAARPTEYLTNFYGFMHDGINNGDDSDRLLIRWQLNAPEVAAAGARSITSTGPALSLPQATVALACGDDGRPVLGASASAGGTLLVAVPADVEGLRQSDPAAGKEWRVALREVLGGLMADGARVTGFDRAGWYVLEQTGEGLL, from the coding sequence ATGAGCATCCCCGACATCGCCTTCGGTGCGCGGCTCGAGGACGCCACCCGGGACGGCCTGGCGGCGGCCGAGTCGGCCGGCGTACAGATCCGGGAGCTGTGGGAGCTGGCCGAGCTCGACGAGGTCTACCGCCTGTACGACGCGATCTGGCGGCCGGACCCGAAGAACCCACCGATCACCACGGAACTGCTGCGGGCGTTGTCGAAAGCGGGCAACTACGTCGCCGGCGCGTACGACGGGGACGAACTGGTCGGTGCGTGCATGGGGTTCTTCGGGGCGCCGGCCGAGGTGGCGATGCACAGCCACGTGGCCGGGGTGTCCGGGGCGGCGCGCGGGCGCAACGTCGGGTTCGCGCTCAAACTGCACCAGCGGGCGTGGGCTTTGCAGCGCGGTGTCACGACGATCTCGTGGACGTTCGATCCGTTGATCCGGCGCAACGCCTACTTCAACCTGGCGAAACTCGCCGCGCGTCCGACCGAGTACCTGACCAACTTCTACGGGTTCATGCACGACGGCATCAACAACGGCGACGACTCCGACCGCCTGCTGATCCGCTGGCAGCTCAACGCCCCGGAGGTCGCCGCGGCGGGCGCCCGGTCGATCACGTCCACGGGCCCTGCGCTTTCGTTGCCTCAAGCAACGGTGGCGCTGGCGTGCGGGGACGACGGGCGGCCCGTCCTGGGAGCCTCCGCTTCGGCCGGCGGGACGCTGCTGGTCGCCGTACCGGCTGATGTGGAGGGGTTGCGGCAGAGCGATCCGGCGGCCGGCAAGGAGTGGCGGGTGGCGTTGCGGGAAGTGCTGGGTGGGTTGATGGCCGACGGTGCCCGGGTGACCGGCTTCGACCGGGCCGGCTGGTACGTGCTCGAACAAACTGGAGAGGGACTGCTGTGA
- a CDS encoding M20/M25/M40 family metallo-hydrolase → MTELVERMQAALPSMLRDLETLVTHESPSADLAAVAASAELVGRLGTERLGTAPEYVVIDGRTHLRWRLGDGPSRVLVVGHHDTVWPVGSLATHPFAIEDGVLRGPGCFDMKTGLVMAFHAVAALPSAAGVTVLVTGDEELGSPSSRALIEEEAAGCVAALVLEASAEGALKLERKGVSTYEVRIAGRASHAGLEPELGVNASIEAAHQILAVSRLGDASVGTSVTPTALTSGTTRNTVPAEGSFMVDARARTVAEQLRVDAAMHSLQPVLAGASLEIVGGPNRPPLERKMSEELYRRASSLADSLGLAPLREISVGGASDGNFTAGVGTPTLDGLGAVGGGAHADDEHVVVAEIAPRTALLTALIADLLDTP, encoded by the coding sequence ATGACTGAACTCGTCGAGCGGATGCAAGCGGCGTTGCCGTCGATGCTGCGCGACCTGGAGACCCTGGTGACGCACGAGTCGCCGTCGGCGGATCTCGCCGCGGTGGCCGCGAGCGCCGAACTGGTCGGGCGACTGGGGACCGAGCGGCTCGGCACCGCACCGGAGTACGTGGTGATCGACGGGCGGACGCATCTGCGCTGGCGGCTCGGCGACGGTCCGTCGCGGGTGCTGGTCGTCGGGCACCACGACACGGTCTGGCCGGTCGGTTCGCTGGCCACGCATCCGTTCGCGATCGAGGACGGCGTCCTGCGGGGGCCGGGGTGCTTCGACATGAAGACCGGCCTGGTGATGGCGTTCCATGCGGTGGCCGCGCTGCCCTCGGCGGCCGGCGTCACGGTGCTGGTGACCGGTGACGAGGAGCTGGGGTCGCCGTCGTCGCGAGCGTTGATCGAGGAAGAGGCGGCCGGATGTGTGGCCGCGCTGGTGCTGGAGGCTTCGGCGGAAGGCGCCTTGAAGCTCGAGCGCAAGGGCGTCTCCACCTACGAGGTCCGGATCGCCGGGCGCGCCTCGCATGCCGGGCTCGAGCCCGAGCTCGGGGTGAACGCCAGCATCGAGGCCGCGCACCAGATTCTCGCGGTCAGCCGGCTGGGCGACGCGTCGGTGGGAACGAGCGTGACGCCCACCGCCCTGACCTCCGGTACGACGCGGAACACCGTGCCCGCCGAAGGCAGCTTCATGGTCGATGCGCGGGCTCGCACCGTGGCCGAACAACTCCGGGTGGATGCTGCGATGCACTCGCTGCAACCGGTGCTGGCCGGGGCGTCGCTGGAGATCGTCGGTGGGCCGAACCGGCCGCCGCTGGAGCGGAAGATGTCCGAGGAGCTCTACCGGCGGGCTTCGTCGCTGGCCGACTCCCTCGGGCTGGCGCCGTTGCGCGAGATCTCGGTCGGAGGTGCCTCCGACGGGAACTTCACGGCCGGCGTCGGTACTCCGACCCTGGACGGTCTGGGGGCCGTCGGTGGTGGCGCTCACGCCGACGACGAACATGTCGTGGTGGCCGAGATCGCGCCGCGGACGGCCTTGCTGACAGCGCTGATCGCCGACCTGCTGGACACGCCATGA
- a CDS encoding PucR family transcriptional regulator produces MTNRPRASLGRVLDDLGATLLELVHGDPDVPLEIGGVVTHDPLDEPVLPRHALVLGVGLQEPSLISWVLRDLGRQQAAGLVVRSPIAAHTSITEAVAESGVALLGLTRGASWDQLAVLLRSLLAEGDVGIAEPETLGGMPSGDLFALANAAAALLDAPVTIEDRSSRVLAFSGRQDEADVARVETVLGRQVPQRYSRLLSERGVFRELYRSDRPVHVPPLPITSKEFTIPRVAVAVRAGDEILGSIWAAVREPLSEERTQALCDAAKLVALHMLRIRAGADVERRLRADLVSTALEGGAGARDALDRLGLADQPVVVLAVSMLTSPHHSGPGAAPGSDTLAGEAGLATERQRLADAFAMHLGAVHPRSAAALVGDIAYGLVPVRADRSDGEEIAVRIAKDFLDRIGDRVSATIGVGPVVQETARLPHARAGADRALRVLRTGRGSQRIARLADVHVESLLLELRDLIEARGDQPTGPIARLISYDREHNSNLVETLRAWLDAFGDVIAAAGAVYVHPNTFRYRLRRLAEVGALDLDDPEARFAAMLQLRVVNPPRRPTVATAPPER; encoded by the coding sequence GTGACGAACCGACCTCGCGCAAGTCTCGGCCGTGTCCTCGACGACCTGGGCGCCACCTTGCTGGAGCTCGTCCACGGCGATCCGGACGTGCCGCTGGAGATCGGCGGAGTCGTGACTCACGATCCGCTGGACGAACCGGTGCTCCCCCGCCACGCTCTGGTCCTGGGCGTCGGTCTGCAGGAGCCCTCGCTGATCTCCTGGGTGTTGCGCGACCTCGGCCGTCAGCAGGCCGCCGGGCTCGTGGTTCGTTCGCCGATCGCGGCTCACACCTCGATCACCGAGGCTGTCGCCGAGTCCGGCGTCGCACTGCTGGGCCTGACTCGCGGCGCCTCCTGGGACCAGCTGGCAGTGCTTCTCCGCTCTCTGCTGGCCGAAGGGGACGTGGGCATCGCCGAGCCGGAGACGCTCGGCGGCATGCCATCGGGAGACCTCTTCGCCCTGGCCAATGCGGCGGCTGCCCTGCTGGATGCCCCGGTCACGATCGAGGACCGCAGTTCGCGCGTTCTCGCCTTCTCCGGCCGTCAGGATGAGGCCGATGTCGCCCGTGTGGAGACAGTCCTCGGCCGGCAGGTACCGCAGCGCTATTCACGCCTGCTCAGCGAACGCGGGGTGTTCCGTGAGCTCTACCGCAGCGACCGGCCGGTGCACGTGCCACCGCTGCCGATCACCTCGAAGGAGTTCACCATCCCCCGGGTCGCTGTCGCCGTCCGCGCCGGTGACGAGATCCTCGGCTCGATCTGGGCCGCCGTCCGTGAGCCCCTCAGCGAGGAACGCACGCAGGCACTCTGTGACGCGGCCAAGTTGGTCGCCCTGCACATGCTGCGCATCCGGGCCGGCGCCGACGTCGAACGCCGGCTCCGCGCGGACCTGGTCAGTACCGCGCTCGAAGGCGGTGCCGGCGCACGCGATGCACTTGACCGCCTCGGCCTGGCCGACCAGCCGGTCGTCGTACTGGCCGTGTCGATGCTGACCTCTCCGCATCACTCCGGCCCGGGAGCCGCCCCGGGGTCCGACACTCTCGCCGGAGAGGCAGGGCTGGCGACCGAGCGTCAGCGCCTGGCGGATGCGTTCGCCATGCACTTGGGCGCCGTCCACCCCCGCTCTGCCGCGGCGCTGGTCGGTGACATCGCCTATGGCCTGGTCCCGGTCCGCGCCGATCGCTCGGACGGGGAGGAGATCGCGGTACGGATCGCCAAGGACTTTCTCGACCGGATCGGTGATCGGGTCTCGGCGACGATCGGTGTCGGACCCGTCGTCCAGGAGACTGCTCGCCTGCCGCACGCCCGCGCCGGCGCCGACCGGGCCCTGCGCGTACTGCGAACCGGCCGCGGCTCCCAACGTATCGCGAGGCTGGCGGACGTCCACGTCGAGTCGCTGCTGCTCGAACTGCGCGACCTGATCGAGGCGCGCGGCGACCAGCCGACCGGCCCGATCGCCCGCTTGATCAGCTACGACCGCGAGCACAACTCCAACCTGGTGGAGACCTTGCGGGCCTGGCTGGACGCGTTCGGTGACGTGATCGCCGCGGCGGGCGCCGTCTACGTGCACCCCAACACCTTCCGCTACCGTCTCCGCCGCCTCGCCGAGGTAGGCGCCCTGGACCTCGACGACCCGGAGGCCCGCTTCGCCGCGATGCTCCAGCTCCGCGTCGTGAACCCACCCCGTCGCCCGACCGTCGCGACCGCACCGCCCGAGCGGTAG
- a CDS encoding ATP-binding cassette domain-containing protein, with the protein MSELRFDQVTVRFGTGSRAMTAVDAVDLTVPSGQVVGLVGESGSGKSTLARAAVGLAEPCSGQILLDGRPLTGVRRQRAGAPRPLQMVFQDPYSSLDPRMTIGDSIAEAVPRSDGPAEQRREEVQRLLELVGLDSGRATDYPGALSGGQRQRVAIARALAGRPDVLIADEITSALDVSIQGSVLNLVRSLQRELKLSMLFISHNLAVVRYVSDLIAVMYLGRIVEFGPAEQILGDPQHAYTQELLAAVPRRSQ; encoded by the coding sequence ATGAGCGAACTGCGCTTCGACCAGGTGACGGTCCGGTTCGGGACCGGCAGCCGCGCGATGACCGCCGTCGACGCGGTCGACCTGACGGTTCCGTCGGGCCAGGTGGTCGGGCTGGTCGGCGAGTCGGGGTCCGGTAAGTCGACGCTGGCCAGGGCCGCGGTCGGGCTGGCCGAGCCCTGCTCGGGTCAGATCCTGCTGGACGGCCGGCCGCTGACCGGCGTACGGCGTCAGCGGGCCGGCGCCCCGCGTCCTCTGCAGATGGTGTTCCAGGACCCGTACTCGTCGCTCGACCCGCGGATGACGATCGGCGACTCGATCGCCGAGGCGGTCCCCCGCTCCGACGGCCCGGCCGAGCAGCGGCGCGAGGAGGTTCAGCGGCTGCTCGAGCTGGTCGGGCTCGACAGCGGACGCGCGACCGACTATCCGGGCGCGTTGTCCGGCGGCCAGCGGCAGCGAGTCGCCATCGCGCGAGCGCTGGCCGGGCGTCCCGACGTGCTCATCGCCGACGAGATCACCTCCGCGCTGGACGTCTCGATCCAGGGCTCGGTGCTCAACCTGGTCCGCTCGCTGCAACGTGAGCTGAAGCTGTCGATGCTGTTCATCTCGCACAACCTGGCCGTGGTGCGTTACGTGAGCGACCTGATCGCCGTGATGTACCTCGGGCGGATCGTGGAGTTCGGTCCGGCCGAGCAGATCCTCGGCGACCCGCAACACGCCTACACCCAAGAACTTCTCGCCGCCGTACCCCGGCGCAGCCAATGA
- the menC gene encoding o-succinylbenzoate synthase, whose translation MKLTGVELRRISLPLVSPFRTSFGTETTRDALLVRVVSNEAEGWGECVAMTGPLYSSEYVDGAVDVVRRFFVPALAAVEGLTAVGVAPALAKFHGHRMAKAAVETAVLDAELRAEGRPLARELGAVHDRVPCGVSVGIMDSIGELLDAVEGYLDEGYLRIKLKIQPGWDVEPVAAVRERFGDVLLQVDANTAYSVSDARHLARLDPFELLLIEQPLDEEDVLGHAELARQLKTPVCLDESITSARAAAAAITLGACSIVNVKPGRVGGYLESRRIHDVCVAHGIPVWCGGMLETGLGRAANVALAALPGFTLPGDTSGSSRYYATDITAPFTLQDGHLPVPTAPGIGVDPLPDELAAVTTSTEWIPL comes from the coding sequence ATGAAGCTGACCGGAGTCGAGCTACGCCGGATCTCGTTGCCCTTGGTGTCTCCGTTCCGGACCTCGTTCGGGACCGAGACGACCCGGGACGCGCTGCTGGTGCGGGTGGTCAGCAACGAGGCGGAGGGCTGGGGTGAGTGCGTCGCGATGACCGGGCCGCTGTACTCCTCGGAGTACGTGGACGGTGCGGTCGACGTGGTCCGGCGGTTCTTCGTGCCGGCCCTGGCCGCGGTGGAAGGGCTGACCGCCGTCGGGGTGGCACCGGCGTTGGCCAAGTTCCACGGGCATCGGATGGCGAAGGCGGCGGTGGAGACCGCAGTACTGGATGCCGAACTGCGGGCCGAGGGACGACCGTTGGCCCGGGAGCTCGGGGCTGTGCACGACCGCGTGCCGTGCGGGGTGTCGGTCGGCATCATGGACTCGATCGGCGAGCTGCTGGACGCCGTCGAGGGGTATCTCGACGAGGGCTATCTGCGGATCAAGCTGAAGATCCAGCCGGGCTGGGATGTCGAACCGGTCGCCGCCGTGCGGGAGCGGTTCGGCGACGTGCTGCTCCAGGTGGACGCCAACACGGCGTACTCGGTGTCGGACGCGCGGCACCTGGCGCGGCTCGATCCCTTCGAGCTGCTGTTGATCGAGCAACCCCTCGACGAGGAGGACGTGCTCGGGCACGCGGAGCTGGCGCGCCAGCTCAAGACGCCGGTCTGCCTGGACGAGTCGATCACCTCGGCGCGCGCCGCCGCCGCGGCGATCACCCTCGGCGCCTGCTCGATCGTCAATGTGAAGCCCGGCCGGGTCGGCGGCTATCTGGAGTCCCGCCGGATCCACGACGTCTGCGTCGCGCACGGTATCCCGGTCTGGTGCGGCGGCATGCTCGAAACCGGTCTCGGCCGCGCCGCCAACGTCGCTCTGGCTGCCCTGCCCGGCTTCACTCTTCCCGGCGACACCTCCGGCTCGAGCCGGTACTACGCGACCGACATCACCGCGCCGTTCACTCTCCAGGACGGCCACCTGCCGGTCCCCACCGCTCCTGGCATCGGGGTCGATCCGCTCCCGGACGAGCTGGCCGCCGTCACCACGTCAACCGAGTGGATCCCGCTCTAG
- a CDS encoding dipeptide/oligopeptide/nickel ABC transporter permease/ATP-binding protein, with the protein MRARWMAVLRTPVGAGAGVLLLAVLLLALLAPMLWSDQANAIDTEHLLEGTSAEHWLGTDNLGRDIFYRVLVASRTSILLALTATAIAVVTGLALGCAPMLLGRRAGRLTTAMVDIAVAFPGLLLALFFAVIFGVGAKGAVLAIGFAGAPSFARLAQTLVAGIAERDFVSAARIAGVGRFRMLVRHVLPNIAEPLVVNATIGAGGALLAFAGLSFLGLGVQPPAYDWGRLMGESLNSIYVHPAAALAPGVAVVIAGLAFNLFGEAVAKGFGVPILKGARVVAPPETMPAAPVDDDAVLVVRDLRVTFPGPVTPVRGISFTLHKGEIVGVVGESGSGKSLTALAVAQLIEPPGQVHASELSFLGAPLLGQVAGRSTADARRRLLGTSFAMVFQDPMTSFNPTMRIGAQLAEGAREHQGMSRRQAMNRAVDRLRAVRIPTPERRAKQYPHEFSGGMRQRAMIGMGLMGTPALIVADEPTTALDVTVQRQVLDLLEKIRTENEVAVLLISHDITVVAQVCDRVLVMYAGRIVEDLPAADLTTGARHPYTRALLAAVPDLDTPLDEPLAVIPGRPVDPSQLPSGCAFAARCEFASDRCRTDDPELTSHGPAHEVACWNPQGTVAWQARYLGHESIRTGRR; encoded by the coding sequence ATGCGGGCCCGCTGGATGGCAGTACTCCGTACGCCGGTCGGCGCGGGCGCCGGGGTGCTCCTGCTCGCAGTACTCCTCCTCGCGTTGCTCGCCCCCATGCTCTGGTCCGACCAGGCCAACGCGATCGACACCGAGCACCTGCTGGAAGGCACGTCGGCCGAGCACTGGCTCGGCACCGACAACCTCGGCCGCGACATCTTCTACCGGGTCCTCGTCGCCTCCCGGACGTCGATCCTGCTCGCCCTGACCGCGACCGCCATCGCCGTCGTCACGGGACTCGCGCTGGGCTGCGCTCCGATGCTGCTCGGCCGGCGGGCGGGCCGGCTGACGACCGCGATGGTGGACATCGCGGTCGCGTTCCCCGGACTGCTGCTCGCGCTGTTCTTCGCGGTCATCTTCGGAGTCGGCGCGAAGGGCGCGGTGCTGGCGATCGGCTTCGCGGGCGCGCCGTCGTTCGCGCGGCTGGCGCAGACACTGGTCGCCGGGATCGCGGAGCGGGACTTCGTCTCCGCCGCGCGGATCGCCGGGGTCGGCCGGTTCCGGATGCTGGTGCGGCACGTGCTGCCGAACATCGCCGAACCGCTGGTGGTGAACGCGACGATCGGGGCCGGCGGCGCGCTGCTCGCCTTCGCCGGGTTGTCGTTCCTGGGCCTGGGCGTGCAGCCACCGGCGTACGACTGGGGGCGGTTGATGGGCGAGAGCCTCAACAGCATCTATGTGCATCCGGCCGCCGCTCTCGCGCCCGGTGTCGCGGTGGTGATCGCCGGGCTGGCCTTCAACCTCTTCGGCGAGGCGGTGGCCAAGGGGTTCGGCGTACCGATTCTGAAGGGCGCCCGGGTGGTGGCTCCGCCGGAGACCATGCCCGCGGCGCCCGTCGACGACGATGCGGTACTGGTCGTCAGGGATCTGCGAGTCACCTTCCCCGGGCCGGTCACACCGGTTCGCGGGATCAGCTTCACCCTGCACAAGGGCGAGATCGTCGGCGTGGTCGGCGAGTCCGGGTCGGGCAAGAGCCTGACCGCCCTCGCGGTCGCCCAACTGATCGAGCCGCCCGGCCAGGTGCACGCGTCAGAACTGTCCTTCCTCGGCGCACCGCTGCTCGGACAGGTCGCCGGCCGCAGTACCGCGGACGCGCGGCGGCGGCTGCTGGGTACGTCGTTCGCGATGGTCTTCCAGGACCCGATGACCTCGTTCAACCCGACGATGCGGATCGGCGCGCAGTTGGCCGAGGGCGCCCGCGAGCACCAGGGGATGTCCCGGCGGCAGGCGATGAACCGGGCCGTCGACCGGTTGCGCGCGGTCCGGATCCCGACCCCCGAGCGGCGGGCCAAGCAGTACCCGCACGAGTTCTCGGGTGGGATGCGGCAGCGCGCGATGATCGGGATGGGCCTGATGGGAACGCCGGCGTTGATCGTCGCCGACGAGCCGACCACCGCGCTCGACGTCACGGTGCAGCGCCAGGTGCTCGACCTGCTGGAGAAGATCCGGACCGAGAACGAGGTCGCCGTGCTGCTGATCAGTCACGACATCACCGTCGTCGCGCAGGTCTGCGACCGCGTCCTGGTGATGTACGCCGGACGCATCGTCGAGGACCTGCCGGCCGCTGACCTCACAACCGGCGCGCGTCATCCCTACACGCGAGCTCTGCTGGCCGCCGTGCCGGATCTCGACACCCCGCTCGACGAGCCGCTCGCGGTGATCCCAGGCCGGCCGGTGGATCCGTCGCAACTCCCGTCCGGCTGTGCTTTCGCGGCTCGCTGTGAGTTCGCCTCGGACCGCTGCCGGACCGATGATCCGGAGCTGACCAGCCACGGGCCGGCGCACGAGGTGGCCTGCTGGAACCCGCAGGGCACGGTCGCCTGGCAAGCTCGGTACCTGGGCCACGAGTCGATTCGGACGGGACGGCGATGA